One segment of Rhipicephalus sanguineus isolate Rsan-2018 chromosome 6, BIME_Rsan_1.4, whole genome shotgun sequence DNA contains the following:
- the LOC119397400 gene encoding multidrug resistance protein mrp-7-like produces the protein MIPCTAGSITIDGADISYVPLKILRSAISVIHQDPSLWSGTLREILDPECCSSDEELWRVLRSVQLNKFVENSVDGLSMSIEENGGNLSAGQRQLVSLARALLRGTRILVLDEATSQMDQETDRRVQATLRKNFAHCAVITVAHRIDTILDYDRVVVMGDGQVLESGSIRHLLTDRNSKFRNMLQSSGIDPDR, from the exons ATGATTCCGTGCACAGCTGGTTCTATCACTATCGACGGTGCTGACATCTCTTACGTACCACTGAAGATACTACGTTCTGCAATCAGCGTCATTCACCAG GACCCGTCACTGTGGTCTGGAACACTGCGTGAAATTTTGGACCCTGAATGCTGCAGCTCAGATGAAGAACTCTGGCGAGTTCTTCGCAGCGTCCAGTTGAACAAGTTTGTCGAAAACAGCGTTGATGGCCTCTCAATGTCCATAGAAGAAAACGGTGGTAACCTGAG TGCGGGCCAGCGTCAACTGGTCTCACTAGCCCGTGCACTCCTGCGAGGGACGAGGATTCTTGTTCTCGATGAAGCAACATCCCAAATGGACCAGGAGACAGACCGCAGAGTGCAGGCAACGCTAAGAAAGAACTTCGCCCATTGCGCCGTAATTACTGTGGCGCACCGCATCGACACCATACTTGATTACGACAG ggtggtgGTAATGGGCGACGGTCAAGTTTTGGAATCAGGATCGATCCGGCACCTTCTCACCGACAGAAATTCTAAATTTAGGAATATGTTGCAAAGTTCAGGCATAGATCCTGACAGGTAA